In the Neisseria sp. KEM232 genome, TCGTTATCGACTTTCTCGACGACCAGGGCTACCTCACCGACACGCCCGAAGAAATCGTCGAACACACCCCCCTCGAATGGATGCTCGACGAAGACGACATCCAAACCGCCATCGACCACCTGCAAAACTTCGATCCCCCCGGCGTCGGCGCCGCCGATTTGCGCGAATCCCTCATGCTCCAACTGCAACGCCTGCCCGCCAGCCCCTCGCGCCAGTGCGCCGGACAAATCGTCAGCCGCTTTCTCGACGAACTCAACCGCAGCAGCCGCCGCAACGTCGAAAAATTCAAAAAAGCCCTGCCCGACTACACAAGCGACATCATCGAATCCGCCCTCGACCTCATCGGCAGCCTCAACCCCTATCCCGCCTACGGCTTCGCCGCCGCCGAACCCACCGCCTTCATCCAGCCCGACGTCTTCGTGCGCGAAGGCGAAAACGGCTGGGAAGTGGTCGGCAACGAAGCCGCCTGGCCGCGCCTCGCCCTCAACACCGAACTGGCCGACGCCCTCAAAGACGAAGGCATAGACGAAGTGTGGCGCGAAAAAATCCAGGAAGCGCGGCAGAAAATCGACAGCCTCGAATTGCGCAAAAGCACCGTCGTGCGCCTGGCCGAATACATCGTCGCACGGCAGGAAGACTTCTTCGTCTTCGGCGAAATCGGCCTCACCCCCATGCTGCTCAAAGACGCCGCCGCCGACTTGGGCGTGGCCGAAAGCACCGTCTCCCGCGCTGCCGGCAACAAATATCTCGCTTGCCCGCGCGGCCTGTTTGCGTTACGCTACTTTTTCACACAGGCGGTCAACGCCGAAGACGGACAGGAAGGCACCAGCCAGAGCGCGGTCAAAGCCGTGCTGGCGCAACTGATAGAAAAAGAAGACAAAACCCATCCCCACTCCGACGAAGCCCTGTCCAAACTGCTCAAACTGCAAGGCATAGACATCGCCCGCCGCACCGTCGCCAAATACCGCGAAAACCTGGGCATCGCACCGGCACACCAGCGCAAGATATAGTTTTTCCGTGCCGCCTGAACTTTTCAGACGGCCTCAACCCCACCGAAGGAGTAGAACTATGAACTTGAAAATCACCGGTTTGAATTTCGATGTAACGGAAGCCGTCAAACAACACGTCGCGCTCAAACTCGACCGCATCGCCCGCCACGCCGGCAACCTGATTTCCGTCGCCGTCACCCTTTCCGTGGACAAACTCGACAACAAAGCCGAAGCCGACGCCCACCTGTCGGGCAAAACCCTGCACGTCGAAACCGCCGGACAGGAAAACATGTATGCCGCCATCGACTCGATGATGGACAAACTCGACAGAGCCCTCATCAAACACAAAGAGAAAAGCCAAAACGTGCGCGGCGCACCCAAGCCCGCAGCCGAAACCGAAGCGGGCAACGACGACGAAGCCGACAGCGCGGCACAAGCCTGAGCCGCAGCATAAAGAAGGCCGTCTGAACACAGTTTCAGACGGCCTTTTGCCTGCCCGCCACCCTATCCTTTTGCAAACCGGTAAAGCTGCCGACGGATTCGGATAACGGAACAATTCAAAGCAAAAGGCCGTCTGAATGCGGCAGTTGCGGTAGGGTGTACCACCCGCAGGCGACGCACGCGTTTAGGGGATTGCGGAAAACGTGCGGACAGACAGAAGCCGTCTGAATCGTTGAGGCC is a window encoding:
- the rpoN gene encoding RNA polymerase factor sigma-54, producing the protein MGGQSFHLKLKQTQQLNQGLQQSLRVLQMSGLELEREVDDWLQDNPLLERRDPSDDGRLEPPHLSAAVSSRNQIGGDEAEDVWATIAEEEDFNHYLHGQVCEHPLTDEEAARVHIVIDFLDDQGYLTDTPEEIVEHTPLEWMLDEDDIQTAIDHLQNFDPPGVGAADLRESLMLQLQRLPASPSRQCAGQIVSRFLDELNRSSRRNVEKFKKALPDYTSDIIESALDLIGSLNPYPAYGFAAAEPTAFIQPDVFVREGENGWEVVGNEAAWPRLALNTELADALKDEGIDEVWREKIQEARQKIDSLELRKSTVVRLAEYIVARQEDFFVFGEIGLTPMLLKDAAADLGVAESTVSRAAGNKYLACPRGLFALRYFFTQAVNAEDGQEGTSQSAVKAVLAQLIEKEDKTHPHSDEALSKLLKLQGIDIARRTVAKYRENLGIAPAHQRKI
- the hpf gene encoding ribosome hibernation-promoting factor, HPF/YfiA family codes for the protein MNLKITGLNFDVTEAVKQHVALKLDRIARHAGNLISVAVTLSVDKLDNKAEADAHLSGKTLHVETAGQENMYAAIDSMMDKLDRALIKHKEKSQNVRGAPKPAAETEAGNDDEADSAAQA